A region from the Halobacillus mangrovi genome encodes:
- the trxB gene encoding thioredoxin-disulfide reductase, which yields MTYQSIILGTGPAGLTAAVYLARANMEPLVIEGPEPGGQLTLTTEVENFPGFPDGIMGPELMDNMKKQAERFGATFKRGWVTDVNVDQRPFKLTVDGLGELETQTLIISTGASAKMLEIPGEKENMGRGVSTCATCDGFFFRGKKVVIIGGGDSAMEEANFLTKFADEVQVVHRRNELRASKIMQDRAKGNDKITWALNKTPVEMISDGMKITGLKVKDNDSEVEEVIETDGIFVAIGHNPNTEFLQGKINMDEKGYILVDPGTTNTNIPGVFACGDVQDQKYRQAITAAGTGCMAAMDSERFLEGEATIDWSQNLS from the coding sequence ATGACGTATCAATCGATCATTTTAGGAACTGGCCCAGCTGGGCTTACGGCGGCTGTCTACTTAGCAAGGGCGAATATGGAGCCGCTCGTAATCGAAGGACCGGAGCCGGGAGGACAATTGACGCTAACGACAGAAGTTGAAAATTTCCCAGGCTTCCCTGATGGCATTATGGGACCAGAGCTGATGGATAATATGAAAAAGCAAGCAGAACGTTTTGGTGCAACATTCAAGCGGGGCTGGGTAACGGACGTGAACGTTGATCAGCGTCCTTTCAAATTGACGGTGGACGGTCTTGGTGAATTAGAAACCCAGACGCTAATCATTTCGACTGGCGCGTCGGCTAAAATGCTTGAGATTCCTGGTGAGAAAGAAAACATGGGCCGCGGGGTCAGCACATGTGCAACATGTGATGGATTCTTTTTCAGAGGGAAAAAAGTCGTTATTATCGGCGGGGGAGATTCTGCGATGGAAGAAGCGAACTTCCTCACTAAATTTGCGGATGAAGTTCAAGTCGTTCACCGCCGTAATGAGCTGAGAGCTTCTAAGATTATGCAAGATCGCGCGAAAGGTAATGACAAGATTACCTGGGCGCTAAATAAGACACCTGTTGAAATGATTTCAGATGGCATGAAAATCACAGGCCTCAAGGTGAAGGATAATGATTCAGAGGTAGAAGAAGTCATTGAAACGGATGGGATTTTCGTCGCAATTGGACACAATCCGAATACAGAGTTCTTACAAGGCAAAATCAACATGGATGAAAAAGGGTACATTCTTGTAGACCCTGGAACAACGAATACAAATATCCCTGGAGTATTTGCTTGTGGAGATGTGCAAGACCAAAAGTATCGTCAGGCCATTACCGCTGCCGGTACCGGTTGTATGGCAGCTATGGATTCCGAGCGGTTCCTTGAAGGGGAAGCAACGATTGATTGGAGTCAAAACTTATCTTAG
- a CDS encoding phospholipase, whose amino-acid sequence MDRRPGFCLFPGYNYCGPGCSGPGEPLNAVDAACKQHDECYRYYGNYCECDLAFIEQLERLQNPYTIEGRHARMMYKYMKLQRFFTCSF is encoded by the coding sequence ATGGATAGAAGGCCGGGTTTCTGTTTATTCCCAGGTTACAACTATTGCGGCCCGGGTTGCAGTGGACCGGGGGAACCGTTGAATGCGGTCGATGCAGCCTGCAAACAGCATGATGAGTGTTATCGATATTATGGAAATTATTGCGAGTGCGACTTAGCTTTTATTGAACAATTGGAACGTTTGCAGAATCCCTATACAATTGAAGGGCGTCACGCCAGAATGATGTACAAATATATGAAGCTCCAGCGTTTTTTTACATGTTCGTTTTAG
- a CDS encoding galactitol-1-phosphate 5-dehydrogenase, with product MKTLNLYGEQDIRFEDTPVPVIEKEDDVVIKVKAVGVCGSDISRYKKLGPYVEGMTFGHEFAGEVVEVGPAVERIKVGDRVSGCPTFYCGTCHSCLKGNLSQCEKLTVIGARHPGAYAEFVNLPAKHVLLLPENVDYDTAAMIEPSSVVAHGFYRTSIHPGATVAIMGCGSIGLLAIQWARIFGAKKVIAIDIDDRKLDIAEKVGADVRVNPKNGPSHHQVAEVTDQIGVDLAVECAGSPITSEQILALSKKGGEVLYMGIPYAPIDMERFYFEKIVRNELKIIGSWNAISAPFPGEEWSSTLHYMSTGQLNIKPMISHRLPLEKGPDTFQNLIHQNVSYVKVLFYP from the coding sequence ATGAAAACCTTAAACCTTTATGGTGAACAGGATATAAGATTTGAAGATACACCTGTACCCGTCATTGAAAAAGAAGATGATGTTGTGATTAAGGTGAAAGCCGTCGGGGTTTGCGGGTCGGATATTTCCCGATATAAAAAGCTAGGGCCATATGTAGAAGGAATGACGTTTGGTCATGAATTCGCTGGTGAAGTCGTAGAAGTAGGTCCAGCTGTTGAAAGAATTAAAGTTGGTGATCGAGTTTCCGGCTGCCCTACCTTTTACTGTGGGACTTGCCATAGCTGTTTAAAAGGGAATTTATCGCAATGCGAAAAACTTACTGTGATAGGAGCTCGCCACCCCGGAGCTTATGCAGAGTTTGTTAATTTACCTGCTAAGCATGTCCTTCTTCTCCCGGAAAATGTTGATTATGATACGGCGGCCATGATTGAACCATCCTCTGTTGTCGCTCACGGGTTTTATCGTACGAGCATTCATCCCGGGGCGACTGTAGCCATTATGGGTTGCGGAAGCATTGGATTATTGGCTATTCAGTGGGCAAGGATCTTCGGTGCCAAAAAAGTCATCGCCATTGATATCGATGATAGAAAGCTTGATATTGCTGAAAAAGTAGGAGCGGATGTAAGGGTTAACCCTAAGAATGGTCCATCTCACCACCAAGTAGCTGAAGTAACAGATCAGATTGGAGTTGATTTAGCAGTAGAATGTGCTGGATCTCCAATCACTTCAGAACAGATTCTTGCTCTATCTAAAAAAGGTGGGGAAGTTCTTTACATGGGCATTCCTTATGCTCCTATTGACATGGAACGTTTTTATTTTGAAAAGATTGTCCGGAACGAGTTAAAAATCATCGGCTCCTGGAATGCGATTTCAGCACCATTTCCTGGTGAAGAATGGAGCTCCACGCTTCATTACATGAGTACGGGGCAGTTAAACATTAAGCCGATGATCTCGCATCGATTGCCACTGGAAAAAGGACCAGACACCTTTCAAAATCTCATTCACCAGAATGTCTCTTATGTTAAAGTGCTTTTTTATCCATAA
- a CDS encoding zinc-binding dehydrogenase, translating to MKALVKTELGFGNLEIQEKQEPVVGDGQVKIEVKYAGVCGSDIHTYEGHYKVKVPVTLGHEFSGVVVDIGEGVTEFKIGDRVTSETTFYVCGTCEYCKNGDYNLCNYRKGLGTQQDGGFAKYLIARKQSVHHLPEHVDDRSAAMTEPLACTHHAVDKTEINEGDLVVVIGPGPIGLFTAQVAKSRGARIIIAGLSNDQIRLKKAEELGIDYAVNIQEQDLKELVNKLTDSYGADVVFECSGAVQAANQALDLLKKKGQYGQVGIFPHSEVSFDLEKIIQKEIRVVGSRSQKSADWEPSLELMNSGRVNAQSLVTHEYPITQWEQAYQAIKSGEAIKVLLTPVE from the coding sequence TTGAAAGCACTCGTAAAAACAGAGCTTGGGTTTGGAAATCTGGAAATTCAAGAAAAACAGGAGCCGGTCGTTGGCGATGGTCAAGTGAAAATAGAGGTTAAGTATGCAGGAGTTTGTGGGTCTGATATTCATACTTATGAAGGGCATTACAAAGTGAAAGTACCTGTCACCTTAGGCCATGAATTCTCAGGTGTTGTTGTCGATATAGGAGAAGGAGTGACCGAATTTAAAATAGGTGACCGTGTAACATCCGAAACCACCTTTTATGTGTGTGGAACATGTGAGTACTGTAAAAACGGTGATTATAATCTCTGTAATTACAGGAAAGGGCTTGGAACGCAGCAGGATGGTGGGTTTGCGAAATATTTGATTGCACGGAAGCAAAGTGTTCATCATCTTCCGGAACACGTAGATGATCGGTCAGCTGCTATGACCGAGCCGCTTGCTTGTACTCACCATGCAGTGGATAAGACTGAGATTAATGAGGGAGACCTTGTTGTTGTAATTGGTCCTGGCCCTATTGGTTTATTTACAGCTCAGGTGGCAAAAAGCAGAGGTGCCAGAATCATCATTGCTGGACTGTCTAACGACCAAATCCGTCTTAAAAAAGCAGAGGAACTGGGAATAGACTATGCAGTTAATATTCAAGAGCAAGACCTTAAAGAGTTGGTAAACAAGCTAACAGATAGTTATGGAGCAGATGTTGTTTTTGAATGTTCAGGAGCCGTTCAAGCAGCTAATCAGGCATTGGATTTGTTAAAGAAAAAAGGGCAATATGGACAAGTGGGAATCTTCCCTCATTCAGAGGTTTCTTTTGACCTTGAAAAAATTATTCAGAAGGAAATCAGAGTAGTAGGCAGCAGAAGTCAAAAGTCAGCCGATTGGGAACCCTCTCTTGAATTGATGAACAGCGGTCGAGTGAACGCTCAGTCGCTCGTTACTCATGAGTATCCGATTACACAATGGGAGCAAGCTTACCAAGCGATTAAAAGCGGAGAAGCTATTAAAGTTTTATTAACTCCTGTCGAGTAA
- a CDS encoding galactitol-specific PTS transporter subunit IIC: MQGFVDIVQGFLDLGATVILPVAIFLLGLLFGQKPGKAFRSGLTIGVAFVGIFLVVDLLVNNLGPAAQGMVDRLGVDLNVIDVGWPASSSIAWASVVAAFIIPLGLVVNVIMLLTKTTKTMNVDIWNFWHYTFMAAMVYAISGSIVQGLIAAVIFQIVCLKVADWTAPMVGEFFDLPGVSIATGSTISYAPGIILVRWLNKVPGVKNWNADPDTIQKRFGIFGESIFIGLFLGAAIGVLAGYSVGEVIEIGMAMAAVMVLMPRMVKILMEGLMPVSESARQWLSKRFGDREIYIGLDAAVALGHPAVISTALILVPITVVLAVVLPGNSLLPFGDLATIPFVVAFIVGAARGNIVHSVIVGTLMIALSLYMATDVAPVFTEMAVNADFNMPEGSAKISSIDQGGNLVNWIIFKVFSLFN, translated from the coding sequence ATGCAAGGTTTCGTCGACATCGTACAAGGTTTTTTAGATTTAGGGGCCACGGTCATCTTGCCCGTTGCCATCTTTTTATTAGGATTACTGTTCGGACAGAAACCAGGAAAAGCATTTCGGTCTGGACTGACAATCGGTGTTGCTTTTGTCGGTATATTCTTAGTCGTTGATTTGTTGGTAAATAATTTAGGGCCAGCTGCGCAAGGAATGGTAGATCGGTTAGGCGTCGATTTAAATGTGATTGACGTAGGATGGCCGGCCTCATCTTCTATAGCCTGGGCCTCTGTTGTAGCGGCATTCATTATTCCTTTAGGGCTTGTAGTGAATGTGATTATGCTCCTAACCAAAACAACGAAAACAATGAACGTTGATATATGGAATTTTTGGCACTATACGTTTATGGCCGCTATGGTTTATGCGATATCCGGCAGCATTGTACAAGGACTAATTGCTGCTGTCATCTTCCAAATTGTTTGTCTTAAAGTAGCAGATTGGACAGCCCCTATGGTCGGTGAATTCTTCGACTTGCCAGGTGTTTCCATTGCAACAGGAAGTACAATTTCGTATGCTCCTGGAATTATATTAGTCAGGTGGCTGAATAAAGTTCCAGGCGTTAAAAATTGGAATGCAGATCCGGACACCATTCAAAAGCGGTTTGGGATCTTCGGGGAATCCATTTTCATCGGCTTATTTTTAGGTGCTGCGATTGGTGTGCTGGCGGGCTACAGTGTAGGAGAAGTTATTGAAATCGGAATGGCAATGGCAGCCGTTATGGTGCTTATGCCACGAATGGTCAAGATTCTTATGGAAGGATTAATGCCAGTGTCAGAGTCCGCCCGTCAATGGTTATCTAAAAGATTTGGTGATCGAGAAATATATATAGGTCTGGATGCTGCTGTCGCTTTAGGGCACCCAGCCGTTATCTCCACAGCATTAATTCTTGTACCAATTACTGTTGTCCTAGCTGTTGTATTACCTGGGAATTCTCTTTTACCATTCGGTGATTTAGCTACGATCCCGTTTGTAGTGGCCTTTATCGTTGGAGCGGCACGAGGAAATATCGTCCATTCAGTCATTGTAGGAACATTGATGATTGCTCTTTCCCTTTATATGGCTACCGATGTAGCTCCAGTCTTCACTGAAATGGCAGTCAATGCTGACTTTAATATGCCGGAAGGGTCCGCAAAGATTTCAAGTATTGACCAGGGAGGAAATCTTGTAAACTGGATCATTTTCAAAGTATTTAGCTTGTTCAATTAA
- a CDS encoding PTS sugar transporter subunit IIB produces the protein MAKKQVLVACGAGIATSTVVNGAIEEMAKENNLSVDLVQIKISEVGGYVDTADLLVTTAMTQKDYPFPVINARSFLTGIGTEDTKKEILQELQK, from the coding sequence ATGGCAAAGAAACAAGTGTTGGTCGCATGTGGCGCAGGTATTGCAACGTCAACAGTAGTGAATGGAGCTATTGAAGAGATGGCGAAAGAGAACAATTTAAGTGTTGATCTTGTCCAGATCAAGATATCAGAAGTTGGTGGTTACGTCGACACTGCAGACCTATTAGTAACGACAGCAATGACTCAGAAGGATTATCCATTTCCAGTAATTAACGCTCGGTCATTTCTAACTGGAATTGGCACTGAGGATACGAAAAAAGAAATATTACAAGAACTCCAAAAATAA
- a CDS encoding PTS sugar transporter subunit IIB, giving the protein MAKKQVLVACGAGIATSTVVNGAIEEMAKENNLSVDLVQIKISEVGGYVDTADLLVTTAMTQKDYPFPVINARSFLTGIGTEDTKKEILTALQK; this is encoded by the coding sequence ATGGCAAAGAAACAAGTGTTGGTCGCATGTGGCGCAGGTATTGCAACGTCAACAGTAGTGAATGGAGCTATTGAAGAGATGGCGAAAGAGAACAATTTAAGTGTTGATCTTGTCCAGATCAAGATATCAGAAGTTGGTGGTTACGTCGACACTGCAGACCTATTAGTAACGACAGCAATGACTCAGAAGGATTATCCATTTCCAGTAATTAATGCTCGATCATTTTTAACTGGAATCGGCACAGAAGATACGAAAAAAGAAATTTTGACAGCGCTTCAAAAATAA